The Desulfocurvibacter africanus subsp. africanus DSM 2603 genome includes the window TATTTGGAGCATATGACCCAAGCATTTCCGGATCACGAGGCAGTTGCGCCGGCTTTCCGCCGCCTCCCGTCAAAGTTCTTCGTCGAGTGCACCACGCGCTGCAACCTGCGCTGCGCCATGTGCGTCAAGCAGACCAAAGGCTGCGAGATCATCGAAGCCGACATGCCATTGGCCATGTTCGAGCGTTTGCTTCCGGCCATGGCCCAAGCCGATGCGCTGGTGCTCAACGGCGTCGGTGAATCCCTGCTGCACCCGGAGCTTCCCCGCATGGTGGCGCTGGCTCGGCAAGCCATGCCGCAAAGCGGCTGGATCGGCTTCCAGTCAAACGGCCTGCTGCTCACGCGCGAGCGCGCCCAGGCCTTGCTGCTCGCCGGACTGGACAGGCTCTGCCTTTCCGTGGACTCCTGCTCGCCCGAAACCTTGCGCCAAGTGCGTGCAGGCGCTGAACTGAAAGGGCTGGAGCGGGCTCTGGCCGTACTGCGCGAGGCCCAAGCCGCCACGCGGCCGGAGGGGAGCAGACGTTTCGAGGCCGGAGTGGAGGTCGTCGTGAGCGACGAAACCCTGGACGGCCTGCCGGAGTTGATCGAGTGGGTCGCGGATCGCGGGGCGTCCTTCGTGTTGGCCAGCCAGTTGCTTCCGTATGACCGTAGCGCCGCCAAGGGTTCATTGTTCGGCGCGAGCCCGGACGCGTGCCTGGATTTCTTCGCGCCGTGGCGATCCAAGGCGATCGAGCAGGGCCTGGATCTGTCGCGCTTCCTGGCCGCCTATTTTACTTTCCTGCGCAGCGAGCAGGACGTGCGCCTCATCCGCTTCGTGGAGGCCATGGCCGCCGAAGCAGAGCGCAAAGGCATTCCGCTACACCTGCCCAATCTCGTGATCGAGGACCTTGGCAAGCTCGACCGCGTGCGCGAAACATTCGCCCGGGCCGAACAGGCCGCGGTCCGGCGCGGCCTGCGCCTGACCTTGCCCGCGGTCTCGCCCAGGCTGGACCGGCGTTGCGACTTCATGGAGGACGGCGGCGTGTTCATCACGGCCTCGGGCGACGTCACGCCATGCTACTTCCTGTGGCACGGCTACTCCTGTTTCCTGGACGGCGCGCTGAAGCGCGTGCGGCCCAAGATATTCGGCAACGTGCGCGAGCGCGAATTGCAGGACATCTGGAATGGGCGGGAGTTTCAGGCCTTCCGGCGCGAGGTGCTTGAATACGCCTATCCGCACTGCGGCAGTTGCACCGCCGCGCCCTGCGCCGACATCCTGGGCGAGCAGGCCTTCGAGTACGACTGCCATGGCGTGGAAGTGCCCTGCGGCCACTGTCCCTGGTGCTCCGGGGGCTTCCATTGTCTGTCCTGATGACCGCCCGACGACTGCCTGATGCCGCATAATGACCGCATGACGGCCCAGGAGAGGAGAGAAGAGGAGCGATGCAGGAATTACGTTATCTGAGCGGCGTGGCCAGCCTGGAGCTGAACCGTGACAAATGCGCAGGCTGCGGCATGTGCACCGTGGTCTGTCCGCATCGCGTGTTCGAATTCCGCGAGGGCAAGGCCGAGGCCGTGGATCGCGACGCATGCATGGAGTGCGGCGCCTGCGCCCTGAATTGCCCGACCGGCGCCATCCGCGTCAGCCCCGGCGTCGGCTGCGCCCAGGCCATCATCAAGGGCTGGCTCACGGGCGGGCCGCCGAACTGCGATTGCGGGTCGGACTGCTGCTAAGCCGCAGCCGAAACGGTCAGGTATTTCTTTGAGGCTCGCTACAGCTCATCTGCCGGGCTCGGCATTGTTCCGGCCGTTGCGCTCCTGTCCTGGGCGATTGGAGGCCAAGTATTTCTTCTCATAGTCCGTGTACTTGACCCCGAGCATGGCCATGGCCAGTTCCACGCACAGCTCGGCCGTGCCGTTGGCCTTGTCGAGCAGCGGATTGACCTCGATGATGTCGAAGCCGATGAGCTCCACGCCCGCTCCGATGGAGCGCATGATGAAGGATATCTCGCGGTGGGTCAGGCCGCCGCGCGTGGTGATGCCCGTGCCCGGCGCCACGCGCTTGTCCATGACGTCGGCGTCGAAGCTCACGTACACGCCGTTGGTGCCGCGGCTGACGACGTCCACGGCCTCCTGCATGACCCTGGCCAGGCCCCGGTTCTCGATGTCGAAGGTCGTGAACATACGGATGCCCATGCGTGTCAGGAATTTGCGCTCCTCGGGATCGATGTCCTTGGCGCCCACGATGCACACGTCCTCGGGCCGCACCTTGGGTGCGAAACCCAGGCAGTTCACCAACTCCGGCATGCCGTGACCAAGCGAGATGGCCAGGGGCATGCCGTGCACGTTGCCGCTGGGGCTCGTTTCGGGCGTATTGGCGTCGGGATGCGCATCGATCCAGATGAGGCCGATGCGGCCGCGAGCCTTGGCCGCTCCTGCCACGGAGCCGATGGCCGTGGAGTGATCGCCGCCCAGCACTATGGGCATATGCCCGTCCTCTATGGCCTTGGCCGTGAAGCGGGCCAGGGTTTCGGACGTGCGGATGATCTCGCGCAGCTTGGCCTGCTCGCGCTCGGCCGGAGACAGCGGGTCCAGGGAAAAGTTGCGCAGCACGTCGATGTCGCCGGCGTCGCGGTAGTCTATGCCCGCATAGCGCAAGGCTTCGAAAATGCCTGCGTAGCGCAGAGCAGTAGGGCCCATGTCAACGCCGAGCTTGCTGACTCCCAGATCCAGGGGCACGCCGATGACTTGCACGGATTTGTGATTGAGCATGGGGTGTCCTTACACGCCGTTCATGACGGATTCGGGTCGGACCGGCGGTGCAGCCGGAAAGGTTCGGAATCTGGAAACGTCGCTGATGTGCTCCAAGCCGCCCCGAAATGCAAGCCGGCGAGAAATGCCCGGCCGCGGCGATTGCCGAGCGCGAGGTTGTGCGTTATATTCCCGCGCTTCCAAGCCACGGCGACGCCAGACGCTTCGGCCGCGAAAGCGCCTTGCGCCGGGCGGATCGATCAGGTAAATCCCCTGCGTTCCCGCCTAGCGCCAACCTCTCACGACCAGCGAACGCCATGCCAAAACGCACCGATCTGAAAAAAATCATGCTCATCGGCTCCGGCCCCATCGTCATCGGACAAGGCTGCGAGTTCGACTATTCCGGCACCCAGGCCGTCAAGGCCCTCAAAGAAGAGGGCTACGAGGTCGTGCTGGTCAACTCCAACCCGGCCACCATCATGACCGATCCGGAGTTGGCCGATCGCACCTACATCGAGCCGATCACGCCCGAAGTAGTGGCCAAGATCATCGAAAAAGAGCGTCCCGACGCGCTGCTGCCCACACTGGGCGGCCAGACCGGCTTGAACACGGCCTTGGCCGTGGCCGAGTCCGGCGTATTGGACCAGTTCGGCGTGGAGCTCATCGGCGCCAGCCAGGTAGCCATCCGCAAGGCCGAGAGTCGCCAGGAGTTCCGCGAGGCCATGGCGCGCATCGGCCTCAAGGTCCCGGAGAGCGGCATCGCCCGCAATATGGACGATGTGCGCGAGTGGGGCCAGAAGATAGCCTTCCCCATCATCGTTCGCCCGGCCTTCACTCTGGGCGGCACGGGCGGCGGCGTGGCCTACAACATGGAAGACCTGGAAGCCATCGCGGGCCGCGGCCTGGACGCCAGCGTCAAAAGCGAGGTCATGCTGGAGCAGTCCGTGCTCGGCTGGAAGGAGTACGAGCTGGAGGTCATGTGCGATACCGCCGGCAACGGCGTGATCATCTGCTCCATCGAGAACCTTGACCCCATGGGCGTGCACACGGGTGATTCCATCACCGTGGCCCCGGCCCAGACGCTGACCGACGACGAATACCAGAAGATGCGCGACGCGGCCCTGGCCATCATGCGCGAGATCGGCGTGTCCACGGGCGGCTCCAACGTACAGTTCGCCGTGAACCCGGCCGACGGCGATTTGGTCATCATCGAGATGAACCCGCGCGTGAGCCGTTCCTCGGCCCTGGCCTCCAAGGCGACCGGATTCCCCATCGCCAAGATCGCGGCCAAGCTCGCCGTGGGCTACACTCTGGACGAGATTCCCAACGATATCACGCGCGAGACCATGGCTTCCTTCGAGCCGACCATCGACTACTGCGTGGTCAAGATCCCGCGTTTCACCTTCGAGAAGTTTCCCGGCGCCGAGGACTACCTGACCACGGCCATGAAGAGCGTGGGCGAGACCATGGCCATCGGCCGCACCTTCAAGGAGGCACTGCAGAAAGGCATGCGCTCCCTGGAAACGGGCCTGTCCGGCCTGGGCAGCGAATTCGGCCCGCCCGAGTGCGACCTCGACACCCTGGCCGCGTCCCTACGCAAGCCCAACTCCAAGCGGCTGCTATCCGTGCGTCAGGCCATGCGTTGCGGCTTGTCCAACGAGGACATTTTCGACCTGACGGCCATCGACCCCTGGTTCCTGCGCCAGATCCGCGAGATCGTGGACGCCGAGGAGGAACTCAGGGAGTTCGGCCTGCACGAGTCCATTTCCCCCGACAACGCCAAGCTGCCGGCCACACTGGGGAAGGCCAAGACCCTGGGCTTCTCCGACCCGCAGCTGGCGGCCCTGTGGAAGCGCACACCCAAGGACGTGCGCGACCTGCGCAAGGCCCTTGGCGTCAAGCCGACGTACTATCTCGTGGACACCTGCGCCGCCGAGTTCGAGGCCTACACTCCCTACTATTATTCGACTTATGAAAAGGGCAGCGAGATGCAGCCCGGCAACAAGCGCAAGGTGGTCATCCTAGGCGGCGGCCCCAACCGCATCGGCCAGGGCATCGAGTTCGACTACTGCTGCTGCCACTGCTCCTTCGCCCTCAAGGAGCTTGGAGTTGAGTCCATCATGGTCAACTCCAACCCCGAGACGGTCTCCACGGACTACGACACCTCCACGCGCCTCTACTTCGAGCCGCTGACCCTGGAGGACGTGCTCAACATCATCGACCTGGAGCAGCCTGAGGGCGTGGTCGTGCAGTTCGGCGGGCAGACTCCGCTGAACCTGGCCGTGCCGCTTCTGCGCAACGGCGTGAAGATTCTGGGCACCAGCCCGGATTCCATCGACCGCGCCGAGGATCGCGAGCGCTTTCAGGCCCTGCTCAACAAGCTGGATCTCAAACAGCCGCCCAACGCCACGGCCTTCAGCGAGGGCGAGGCTCTGATCAAGGCCCAAAAGATCGGCTACCCCGTGGTCGTGCGGCCGTCCTATGTGCTCGGCGGCCGGGCCATGGCCATCATCTACTCGCCCGAGGAGTTGTCGGCCTACTTCAAGAAGGAAGTCCTGGTCGCGCCCGAGCATCCCATCCTGGTGGACCAGTTCCTGGAGAACGCCATCGAGGTGGACGTGGACGCCCTGTCCGACGGCACGGATACCTACGTGGCCGGTATCATGGAGCACATCGAGGAGGCCGGCATCCACTCCGGCGACTCGGCCTGCGTCATTCCGCCGCACACGATCAGCAAGGAACTGCAGGCCGAGATCGAGCGCCAGACCATCGCCCTGGCCCAGGAGCTGGGCGTGGTGGGCCTTATGAACATCCAGTTCGCCATCAAGGACGACGTGGTCTTCATCCTGGAGGTCAACCCGCGCGCCTCGCGCACCGCGCCCTTCGTGTCCAAGGCCACGGGCGTGCCGCTGCCCAGGTTGGCCACGCAGATCATGCTCGGTGCGAGCCTCAAGGAGCTTGACCCCTGGTCCATGCGCAAGGGCGGCTACGTGTCGGTCAAGGAGAGCGTATTTCCCTTCGGCCGTTTCCCCAATGTGGACGTCCTGCTCGGACCCGAGATGCGCTCCACCGGCGAAGTCATGGGCATCGACAGGAGTTTCGGCCTGGCCTTCGCCAAGAGCCAGTTCGCCGCCGGACAGAAGCTGCCCACGAACGGCGCGGTGTTCATCTCGGTCAACGACCGGGACAAGGAGGCCATCGTGCCCGCGGCCACGACCTTCCGCGACATGGGCTTCAAGGTCCTGGCCACCGCGGGCACGGCCAAGGTCCTGCGCGAATACGGCATCCAGGCCGAGACCGTGCTCAAGGTCTATGAGGGCCGTCCGAACATCGTGGATCTCATCAAGAACAAGCAGGTCCAACTGGTCATCAATACGGCCTCGGGCAAGAAGACCGTGCAGGATTCCAAGGAACTGCGCCAGGCCACGCTCCTGTACGGCATTCCGTACACCACGACCATCTCCGGCGCGGCCGCCGTGGCCCAGGCGGTGCAGGAGTTGCGCAAGAGCGAGCTTGGCGTGCGTAGCCTGCAGGAGTATTACCAAGCGTAGCCGCTGTTCATCGCAAAAGGTAAAATGCCTTCGGCGGCCGGGGGAGCGAGCGCTCCCTCGGCCCCATGTGATTTTATAGAATACGGAGGGCAGGGAGCACATGTTCCTGCTAAAGATCACCGGAGCCCTGCTCCTCCTGTACATCGCCGTATCGGTCCTTATGTATGCGGCGGACTACTTCGCCGGCCGGCGCAGCCTGGAAGGCATAAGGATCGAGATTCGTCGGAAGTTACGGCGGGCGATGTGGGTATATCTCGGACTGACGGCCATTGCGTTTATCTGGAATCTGCTCATGCGCGAGGGGCGAAGCTAGAGTCGAGTCTGCCCGCCTGACTCCGCTGGCAGTTTTGTTTGTTTTAAACAGGGCGAGTTTCCTGCTCATGAAGCAGCGCAGGGATTTTCAATGAAGCGTGAATACTGCGGACTCTTCGGCATCTACGGCCACACCGAGGCCGCGCGCATGGCTTATTTCGGCCTTTACGCCATGCAGCACAGAGGCCAGGAATCCGCCGGCATCGTGACCTGGGACGGGACTCTCATCCGCGAGCAGAAGGGCATGGGCCTGGTGGCCGACGTGTTCAACGAGCGCCATCTGGGCAAGGAGCTCAAGGGCAACATCGCCGTTGGTCATGTGCGCTACTCCACCACGGGCGCGTCGCTTTTACGCAACGCACAGCCGTTCCTTGTGCGCTTCGGCAACCGCCATGTGGCCATAGCGCACAACGGCAACCTCGTGAACACCATGGAGCTGCGCAAGGAACTGGAAAACTCCGGCTCCATCTTCCAGACGACCATGGACAGCGAGGTCTTCGTGCACCTCATGGCCCGCTACCTGAACTCGCACGGGTCCCTCGAAAAGGCCGTTGCCATGGCCTGCTCCAAGGTCAAGGGCTCCTACTCGCTGCTCATCCTGGTTGACGACAAGCTCATCGCCGTGCGCGATCCGCACGGCTTCCGGCCGCTGTCCCTGGGCCGCGTGGCCGACTCCTACGTCATCGCTTCCGAGACCTGCGCCTTCGACTTGCTGGAGGCCGAGTACCTGCGCGAGATCAAGCCCGGCGAGATGCTGGTCATCGAGAACAAGTGCGTGCGCTCCTTGTCCCTGGCGGAGACCGAGCCCAAGCGCCAGTGCATCTTTGAACTCATCTACTTCGCCCGGCCCGACTCCCTGGTCTTCGGCGAAGTGGTCTATGAAAAGCGCAAGCTCATGGGCTGCATCCTGGCCAAGGAAGCGCCCGTGGACGCCGATTTCGTCATGCCTTTCCCGGATTCGGGCAACTATGCGTCCATCGGCTATTCCCAGTGCTCGGGCCTGCCGCTGGAACTGTGCATGATCCGCAACCATTATGTCGGCCGCACGTTCATCCAGCCCTCGCAGGACATGCGCGACTTCAGCGTGCGCATCAAGCTGAATCCCGTGCGCAGCATGATCAAGGGCAAGCGCATCCTCATCGTCGAGGACTCCATCGTGCGCGGTACGACCATTCGCACGCGCGTTAAGAAATTGCGCGAGCTGGGCGCGCGCGAGATCCACATGCGCGTGTCCTGCCCGCCCATTACGAATCCGTGCTTCTACGGCATCGACTTTTCCTCCAAGGGCGAGCTCATCGCGGCCAACAACAAGGTCGAGGACATTGCCCGTTTCATCGGCCTGGACAGCCTGCACTACCTGACCATCCCCGGCCTCATGGAGTCCGTGGGCCACAAGGACGATTACTGCAAGGCCTGTTTCGACGGCAATTATCCCATCGATCCGGCTCCGGGCGCGTGCAAGCTGTGCCTGGAGGACGATGTGGCCCTGTCCTGGTAGAGCGGAGACTGTTTAGGCATGAACGATCCTATCGCCAAGCGTGACTGGCTGGCCCTGGCCAAGGAAGTCCTGGATATCGAGATCGAGGGGCTGTCGCAGGTCCGGGACGGCCTGGACGAGAGTTTTGCCCTGGCCGTGGAGATGCTGGCGGCCTGCCATGGCCGAGTCATCGTCTCGGGTCTGGGCAAGTCCGGCCTCGTGGGCCGCAAGATCGCGGCCACCATGTCCAGCACGGGCACGGCCGCCGCGTTTCTGCATCCGGTTGAAGGCGCGCACGGCGACCTGGGCATGATCCGTCCCGGCGACGTAGTGCTGGCCTTGTCCAACTCCGGCGAGACCGACGAACTAAACGCCATTGTGCCCAGCCTGAAGGCCATGGGCGCACAGGTCGTGGCCATCACCGGCAACCGCGACTCCACACTGGGACGGCTGGCCGATGTGGTCGTGCAGGCCAAGGTTGCGCGCGAGGCCTGCCCCCTGAATCTGGCTCCCACTGCAAGCACCACGGCAACTCTGGCCGTGGGCGATGCCTTGGCCGTGTGTCTGCTGCAATGCAAGCCCTTTACCGAGGCGGATTTTCGCATGTGCCATCCCGGCGGCGCGCTGGGGCAACGCCTGTCCCGCAAGGTCGGCGACATGATGCACACGCGCAACCTGCCCGTGGTGGGCGCAGGCTCGGACCTGGGCGCGGCAATGGCCGAACTCAACCGCGGCCGGCTGGGCATGGTGGCAGTGGTGGACCGCCAGGGGCGTTTGCAGGGTATTTTCGTGGACGGCGACGTGCGCCGTCTGGCCATGAGCAATGGTCTGGACATGCATCGTGCCGTGGCCGAAGTCATGGTCAAATCGCCCAAGACTTTGCGCCCTGAAGGCAAGGCAGCCGAAGCCATGGACATCATGGAAGCACACCAGATCACCGTGCTGCCCGTGGTGGACGACACCGGAGTGCTGCTAGGCATGCTCCACCTGCACGACCTGCTGGGCAAGGGCCGGCTCAGGTTCGCGACTTAGAGCATTTTGCTTTTGAAAATGCTCTGCAAGCCATGCGTCGGCATGGCTTGCCGCTAGCTTCGGCGTAGGCGCAATTCACTTGCGCCGTCAACGCCGGAGCGGGCGTCTTAAGAGGAATCTGCTCAAGATCCTCTGACACAAGAATCGGGAAGGGCATTGGCTCACCGGCAATTCCCGCGAGGATCATCTTTCAGCTAGAGGTCAATTGAGCCTAGCTGCGCCTATCCCACCTCTGCTTGACTGAAGGTCCGAGGCCCATGCCCATTGGGCTGAAGGCCGAGTTGTCCGACTTTGCTTTGAAGAATCCACCAGGAAAAAGTGCTCGCGCCTACTTGGAACACTCTCGCTATCGAGACGCGTTCTCGTCCGTCGCACGAGCCGTCAGGGCTCTCCGCCTTAGAGCATTTTGCTTTTGAAAATGCTCTGCAAGCCATGCGTCGGCATGGCTTGCCGCCGCGTAGGCGTAGGCGCAATTCACTTGCGCCGTCAATGCCGGAGCGGGCGTCTTAAAAGCAATCTGCTCTAGTTCTTATTTCCTCTGATGCTATTGCCAGACAGCACACCAATCATGCCTGCTCATTTGCAAAACGGTGTCGTTCAGACGGAGCAGTCATGCCGCGCGGTCCTGCCAACTTCTGATCCGGGTTTTGCCGCGTTATGTGGTACCCAGCCTTGAACGTTCCCGTCAGCCAAGCACATAGCTCCAAGTCTGGACCGTAAAATAGCCTGAACGCCCAGCCTTGCGGTGTTTCCTTGACTCAGGACACCATGCGTCTGATGTGGCCATGCGATGGCGTGCCCGTATTGCATGCGCGGCCTGGTTGACTGCACTGGCTCCTGCGCGGTTACGGCCGAAGCTCCCCGGCGTGACCAATCCACATGGCTCGACGTGGTATGACTATGGCAGCCCTGCAGGAGATGTCTAGTTGTCAGTAGAGACGGTCATGCGTTCGAAAATCGTCAGCGAAACGAGATTGAGCTCAAGTAACCAGTAACGCGACTGTCGAGGCTGTATTGTAAATGCATGCGGAATTTGAACGGGCTGAGGCTTACTAAGCTAGTAGCAGCGCAATGGTAAAAAAGTCTTTGACACGTAGTTGAACCATGGTAGGTGATGGCGAAATACAACGGAGGCTGCCTTAATGGATGAGTACCTGAAGGAAGCATTGGAGATAGTCAAAGCACAGGCGAGCGTGAGAAACATGACCGAGGAAGAGATCACTTCCATGGTCATGAAGCTAGCAGAAGGCATCAGGAACGTTGGCGATGGTTTCATGGAAACTGAAGGCAACGGTAATGGCGAACCTCAGGAGGCAGTCACGGATCCCAAGAAGGCCGTGCGCGATAAGTCCATCACATGCCTCGAATGCGGCTGCTCTTTTAAGACGTTGACTAAGCGGCATTTGATCAAATACGGGCTGACACCTGATGAATATCGAGACAAGTGGGGCTACCCGCATAACATGCCGCTGGTATGTAAGAGCCTGCAGCGTGAACGTCGCAAGAAGATGAAGGAAATGCGGTTGTGGGAGAGGCGTGCCAAGAAGTAGCCGCGCAAGAAGGAAGCCGTGAATGGCTTCCCCTTGGGTCCCTGGGGTGTCGTTCGACTGGATGTAGCCCTGGTTGACGCGTTGAGCGCGCATTGGATGCGCCTGGGCAGTTTTTTGAAAAGTCTGCCCTTTGTCTTTCCAACTCCATAGTAATCGAACAAAGCCTAAGTATTACTCTGAATGGTCTTCATTTTCATGTGGGCAGGCTTTCCTGGCCCGCATGGTCGTTTTCCCTTGCTGGTTAGGGTGCGGGATGGCGTGAGTTGTGTTCATGTCGATTCAGATGTCGAGGAACTCCCGGATTTTTTGCATATCCAGGCTTGCGCGTACTGTAGCAGCCAATCTGTCCAAAGCAGGTTCGATGTCGTAGCGCGTGTCGGAGCTGGTCAGCGGCGGCAGGCCCTTGCGTCCGCGCAAGTCGTTCAGGAAGGCGCGCCGGAATCCGTCAGCGTCGAACACCCCGTGCAGATACGTCCCCCAGACCAAACCATCTCCACGCCCCAGCCCAAGCACTGTTCCATCCGTTGCCGTGATGGCCGGGACGCATCCGCCGTCGCCTGCCTCGGTGCGGCCGTGGTGGATCTCGTAGCCGCGCACTGCTTGGCGGCTGGACACATGCGTGCCGTTGACCTGGGTCAGGATCTTGTTCGCCAGCAGTTCCGTGCGCAGCGGCAGCAATCCAAGCCCTGCTTCCACGGCGCCTGCTTCGCGCTCCAGGCCAAGCGGGTCGCGCACCTCGGTCCCGAGCATCTGGTATCCACCGCATAGGCCTACGATGACGCTTCTGCCGGCCAGAGCCCGAACGGCTTCGGCCAGGCCGTTGGCGCGCAGGAAGGCCAAATCCCCCGGCGTGTTCTTGCTGCCGGGCAGGATGATGGCGTCTGGTCTGCCTAACATATCAGGGGTCCGTACCAGCCGTACGGCCACGTCGGGCTCCAGGCCCAGGGCGTCCAGGTCCGTGAAGTTGGACACGTGCGGCAGGTCGATGACCGCGATATCCAGCTCGCGCGGGCCTTCGGGCGGACGCAGGCACTGGCCGGACTTGAAGCTCACCGAGTCCTCCTCGGGCAGGCCATGGTCCTTGATGTACGGCACAACGCCGAGCACGGACCGCCCCGTGGATTCGAGCAGCCAGTCGTTGGCCGGAGCCAGCAGCGAGGCGTCGCCCCGGAACTTGTTGAGCACATAGCCCTTGACCAGTCCGCGCTCCCATTCCTCCAGGCAGTCCATGGTCCCGGCCAGGGAAGCGTAAGCTCCGCCTCGGTCGATGTCCGCAACCAGCAGCACGGCTGCTCCCGCATGGCGGGCCATGGCCATGTTCACGATGTCGTGGTGCTTGAGATTGACCTCTGCCGGACTGCCAGCGCCTTCCAGGACCATGATCCCCGCTTCGGCGGACAGGGCGTCATAGGCCTGTCGCGCGGCCTCCCAGGCCTTGGGTTTGTAGGCCACGTACTGGGCCACACGCATGTTGCCCACGGGCTTGCCCATGACGATGACCTGCGAGCCCGTGTCCGAGCAGGGCTTGAGCAGCACCGGGTTCATTCGCGCGTCGGGCGGCAGGCGGCAGGCTTGAGCCTGCAGGGCCTGGGCTCGGCCGATCTCGCAGCCTGCGGGCGTGACGAAGGAGTTGAGGGACATATTCTGGGCTTTGAACGGAGCGGGCGACAGACCGTCCTGCAGAAAGATGCGGCACAGGGCTGCCACGAGCAAGGACTTGCCCGCATTGGAGCTGGCGCCCTGGACCATGATGGCCGGTGTGCGGCGCTTGGTCCTGGTTGCATTGACGCCCACGAATCCGGCCAGGGCCTGGATCAGGCGCGCATTGTCCTCCTCGCTACGCACGGCCACACGGAAATAGCGGCCGTCCAGGCTGGGAAAGGTGTGGCAGCGCCGTATGGCGACCCTGGTCCGCAGGCAATGCTCAAAGGCGTCCTGCGCGCTCAGGCCGGGCTTGTCCACGCGACAGAGCAGGAAGTTGGCTTCGCCGGGGAAGACCGTCAGGCCGGGCAAAGACGAGAGTCTGGCAAACAGGGCCTGCCGCAGGGCCGTGGACTTTTCCAGGCTGCGTCGAGCGTAGTCCTCGTCCGTCAGGGCGCGGGTGCCTACGGCCAGGGCCAAGCTGTTGACCGACCAAGGCGGCAGCCGCTCGCGCAGTTTGGCGGCCAGCTCCGGTTCGGCCATGGCCA containing:
- a CDS encoding MucR family transcriptional regulator, which encodes MDEYLKEALEIVKAQASVRNMTEEEITSMVMKLAEGIRNVGDGFMETEGNGNGEPQEAVTDPKKAVRDKSITCLECGCSFKTLTKRHLIKYGLTPDEYRDKWGYPHNMPLVCKSLQRERRKKMKEMRLWERRAKK
- a CDS encoding cobyric acid synthase, which produces MLHGGNLRELARQAGCDQSEIIDFSASMNPLGPPPWLRGVISRHVEALVHYPDPDCSGLVEAACHRYGVRPEEVVCGNGTSDILAVLPRIAGLERAIVPVPSYAEYERACRLEGLSVERLDLLAEEGFALPWNRLEASLAAGPALVYMGQPNNPTGRTFQASMLRDLAGRHPDSLFLVDEAFADFVAGLDRLTRNCHELDNTEGGRGKSFPPAAGGTLSPSPLAPGSRPANVLTLLSLTKFHAMPGLRLGLAMAEPELAAKLRERLPPWSVNSLALAVGTRALTDEDYARRSLEKSTALRQALFARLSSLPGLTVFPGEANFLLCRVDKPGLSAQDAFEHCLRTRVAIRRCHTFPSLDGRYFRVAVRSEEDNARLIQALAGFVGVNATRTKRRTPAIMVQGASSNAGKSLLVAALCRIFLQDGLSPAPFKAQNMSLNSFVTPAGCEIGRAQALQAQACRLPPDARMNPVLLKPCSDTGSQVIVMGKPVGNMRVAQYVAYKPKAWEAARQAYDALSAEAGIMVLEGAGSPAEVNLKHHDIVNMAMARHAGAAVLLVADIDRGGAYASLAGTMDCLEEWERGLVKGYVLNKFRGDASLLAPANDWLLESTGRSVLGVVPYIKDHGLPEEDSVSFKSGQCLRPPEGPRELDIAVIDLPHVSNFTDLDALGLEPDVAVRLVRTPDMLGRPDAIILPGSKNTPGDLAFLRANGLAEAVRALAGRSVIVGLCGGYQMLGTEVRDPLGLEREAGAVEAGLGLLPLRTELLANKILTQVNGTHVSSRQAVRGYEIHHGRTEAGDGGCVPAITATDGTVLGLGRGDGLVWGTYLHGVFDADGFRRAFLNDLRGRKGLPPLTSSDTRYDIEPALDRLAATVRASLDMQKIREFLDI